One region of Qipengyuania sp. SS22 genomic DNA includes:
- a CDS encoding metallophosphoesterase, protein MLKLAKLFKGVSAKPLPRVPEGERFYVIGDIHGRCDLFDELILAIENDDIKAADARSTVVMLGDLIDRGPESARVIETARQWGDHREVRYIAGNHEEMFLESFEDKEMLRHFLKHGGRETVLSYGIKKKRFNELTMKDLQVELHDLVPKKHRKFLAEMEDIIVAGDYVFVHAGINPKHSLDKQKQSDLRWIREQFLKHREPFSHVVVHGHTIFEDIKHTDYRIGIDTGAFRTGKLTALVLEGDQRRLIQTQDIDGTIAVTHNEFA, encoded by the coding sequence ATGCTGAAACTCGCAAAACTGTTCAAGGGCGTGTCGGCCAAGCCCCTCCCGAGAGTTCCGGAGGGCGAGCGCTTCTACGTCATCGGCGATATCCACGGCCGCTGCGACCTCTTCGACGAACTGATCCTCGCGATAGAAAACGACGATATAAAGGCCGCCGATGCGCGCAGTACGGTGGTCATGCTGGGTGATCTCATCGATCGCGGTCCCGAAAGCGCGCGCGTGATCGAAACCGCCCGCCAATGGGGCGACCACCGCGAGGTTCGTTATATCGCCGGAAATCACGAGGAAATGTTCCTCGAGAGCTTCGAAGACAAGGAAATGCTCCGGCATTTCCTCAAGCATGGCGGGCGCGAAACCGTGCTGAGCTACGGCATCAAGAAAAAGCGCTTCAACGAACTGACGATGAAGGATCTGCAGGTCGAGCTTCACGACCTAGTGCCTAAGAAGCACCGCAAGTTCCTCGCGGAGATGGAGGATATCATCGTGGCGGGCGACTATGTGTTCGTCCATGCTGGGATCAATCCCAAGCACAGCCTCGATAAGCAGAAGCAGTCGGACCTGCGCTGGATTCGCGAGCAATTCCTCAAACATCGCGAGCCGTTCAGCCACGTCGTGGTGCATGGGCACACGATCTTCGAGGACATCAAGCACACCGATTACCGGATCGGGATCGATACCGGCGCCTTTCGAACCGGCAAGCTGACCGCCCTGGTCCTCGAAGGCGACCAGCGCCGGCTGATCCAGACACAGGACATCGATGGTACGATCGCTGTCACGCACAACGAATTCGCTTAG
- a CDS encoding TorF family putative porin produces the protein MLTSFRGLMAVSLAAAGLSLATPAMAQSEDDSGFTTSANVALTTDYRFRGVSLSDGDPAIQGGFDVGHESGFYVGTWASSIKGGPAYGDLEFDVYAGWGGNLSDAVSVDIGVLYYIYPTEDLGLDTDYIEPYASISTSFGPAEATFGVAYAPEQDSLGGDDNLYLYTDVGFGIANSPFSISGHIGYTDGALAPPLLAGATDDTGLDWSIGASVAQGNFEVGVAYIGVEGPSIDDFTDDAIVGTISASF, from the coding sequence ATGCTCACGTCCTTTCGCGGCCTCATGGCCGTTTCGCTCGCTGCCGCGGGCCTTTCTCTCGCAACTCCCGCCATGGCTCAGTCGGAAGACGACAGCGGGTTCACCACCTCTGCCAATGTGGCACTGACCACCGACTACCGCTTCCGCGGCGTCTCGCTTTCGGACGGCGATCCCGCGATCCAGGGCGGATTCGACGTCGGGCATGAAAGCGGGTTCTACGTCGGCACCTGGGCGTCATCGATCAAGGGTGGCCCGGCGTATGGCGATCTCGAATTCGATGTCTATGCCGGCTGGGGCGGCAATCTGAGCGATGCGGTGAGCGTCGATATCGGCGTGCTGTATTATATCTATCCAACCGAGGATCTGGGGCTCGATACCGATTATATCGAACCCTATGCATCTATCAGCACCAGTTTCGGGCCGGCCGAAGCCACCTTCGGGGTCGCTTATGCGCCCGAGCAGGATTCGCTTGGCGGTGACGACAACCTCTATCTCTATACCGATGTCGGTTTCGGCATCGCCAACAGCCCGTTCAGCATCTCGGGTCACATCGGCTACACCGACGGTGCTCTGGCCCCGCCGCTGCTCGCCGGAGCCACCGACGATACCGGCCTCGACTGGTCGATCGGCGCGAGCGTTGCGCAGGGCAATTTCGAAGTGGGCGTCGCCTATATCGGTGTCGAGGGCCCCTCGATCGACGACTTCACCGACGATGCCATCGTGGGTACGATTTCCGCCAGCTTCTGA
- a CDS encoding SIMPL domain-containing protein, which produces MPEETENVHNGATPRHSDATLKRWLGSAGIVALGLIVGGFVLGDGLVRMKAAERSVTVRGLAEREVTADLATWTVSFASTATNLQTAQANTDRDAEAVRAFFDELGFPEGELTPAGINVSSYTNDGTVFYTVRQRSVLRTRDIDRAQRAVRRQAELVRDGVVLEDGSGISYTFTGLNEIKPEMVAEATKDARAAAEQFAQDSGAAVGGIHKATQGYFSINARDGEAGGWGIGDTPFKKVRVVTTVDFALD; this is translated from the coding sequence ATGCCCGAAGAAACCGAAAACGTGCACAATGGTGCCACACCGCGACATAGCGATGCAACGCTGAAGCGCTGGCTGGGGAGCGCGGGCATTGTCGCGCTGGGCCTGATCGTCGGCGGCTTTGTCCTTGGCGACGGGCTCGTGCGCATGAAGGCGGCCGAGCGCAGCGTAACCGTGCGTGGTCTGGCCGAGCGCGAGGTGACTGCGGATCTGGCCACATGGACGGTGTCGTTCGCTTCCACCGCAACCAACCTCCAAACCGCGCAGGCCAATACCGATCGCGACGCCGAGGCGGTGCGGGCATTCTTCGACGAGCTAGGCTTTCCCGAAGGCGAGCTGACCCCGGCAGGGATCAATGTCTCCAGCTACACCAATGACGGAACCGTGTTCTACACCGTGCGCCAACGCAGTGTGCTGCGTACCCGCGACATCGACCGCGCGCAGCGCGCCGTTCGCCGACAGGCCGAACTTGTGCGCGATGGCGTAGTGCTCGAGGACGGATCGGGGATCAGCTACACCTTCACCGGGCTCAATGAAATCAAGCCCGAGATGGTGGCCGAGGCGACGAAAGATGCGCGCGCGGCGGCCGAGCAATTCGCACAGGACAGCGGCGCCGCAGTCGGCGGCATCCACAAGGCGACGCAGGGCTATTTCTCGATCAACGCCCGAGATGGCGAAGCGGGCGGATGGGGTATCGGCGATACGCCGTTCAAGAAGGTTCGCGTGGTAACCACGGTCGATTTTGCGCTCGACTGA
- a CDS encoding VOC family protein: MTKYLHTMIRVSDPDATVAFFKLIGLEEVRRFDVEAGRFTLIFLAAPGQEDVAEVELTYNWPAEDGSAPEEYDGGRNFGHLAYRVENIYETCQAILDAGHTVHRPPRDGHMAFVKTPDGISVELLQDGNLEPQEPWASMPNSGSW, translated from the coding sequence TTGACCAAATATCTGCACACGATGATCCGCGTGAGCGACCCCGACGCGACGGTGGCGTTCTTCAAGTTGATCGGTCTTGAGGAAGTGCGCCGCTTCGATGTGGAGGCCGGGCGCTTCACGCTCATCTTTCTCGCCGCGCCGGGGCAGGAAGATGTGGCCGAGGTCGAGCTGACCTATAACTGGCCTGCCGAAGATGGCAGCGCGCCCGAGGAATATGACGGCGGGCGCAATTTCGGCCACCTCGCCTACCGGGTCGAGAATATCTACGAGACTTGCCAGGCGATCCTCGATGCGGGGCATACGGTCCATCGCCCGCCGCGCGACGGGCACATGGCCTTCGTCAAGACGCCCGACGGGATCTCGGTCGAACTGCTGCAGGACGGCAATCTCGAGCCGCAGGAACCCTGGGCCAGCATGCCGAACAGCGGCAGTTGGTAA
- the nhaA gene encoding Na+/H+ antiporter NhaA, which produces MTERPSAFRLVFAPVRALFVSDASAGILLILVAAAAMLAANSPLAGEYEQLFYGELPWTPIPKLDDLHLWINDGLMAVFFFVVGLEVKREWIEGQLSTAQSRRLPILAAAAGMAIPALVYVGVVGGDAELLRGWAIPAATDIAFAMGVLGLLGNRCPASLRLFLLTVAIVDDIGAVMVIALFYTANIKLGWLAASAGVVVAMMVLNRMRVARYWPYILLALALWYFVLNSGIHATIAGVVAALCIPMVGPDDQTMVERMEHGLAPWSAYLVVPVFGFANAGVPLAGMGLEHLLAPLPLAIAAGLVIGKQVGIFAAIVAADKLGFAPRPDQATWPEIWGVSILCGIGFTMSLFISGLAFAGQQLLINEAKIGILLGSLISAIAGYVILRLSATHPDDARSPYID; this is translated from the coding sequence ATGACCGAACGCCCTTCAGCATTTCGCCTCGTGTTTGCCCCCGTCCGCGCGCTCTTCGTCAGCGACGCCTCGGCAGGCATTCTGCTCATCCTGGTCGCGGCGGCGGCGATGCTGGCCGCCAATTCGCCACTGGCGGGCGAATACGAACAATTGTTCTACGGCGAATTGCCCTGGACCCCGATCCCCAAGCTTGACGATCTGCACCTGTGGATCAACGACGGGTTGATGGCGGTGTTCTTCTTCGTCGTCGGGCTCGAGGTGAAGCGCGAATGGATCGAAGGGCAGCTATCCACCGCGCAATCGCGCCGCCTGCCGATCTTGGCGGCGGCGGCGGGCATGGCGATCCCCGCGCTGGTCTATGTCGGTGTAGTCGGCGGCGATGCCGAACTGCTGCGCGGCTGGGCGATCCCGGCGGCGACCGACATTGCCTTCGCGATGGGCGTGCTCGGTCTGCTCGGCAATCGCTGCCCCGCATCGCTGCGGCTGTTCCTGCTGACCGTGGCGATCGTCGACGATATCGGCGCGGTCATGGTGATTGCGCTGTTTTACACGGCGAATATCAAGCTCGGCTGGCTCGCCGCCTCGGCGGGCGTGGTGGTCGCGATGATGGTGCTCAACCGGATGCGCGTGGCGCGTTACTGGCCCTACATCCTGCTGGCGCTGGCGCTGTGGTACTTCGTGCTCAATTCGGGCATCCACGCGACGATCGCAGGCGTGGTTGCCGCGCTGTGCATCCCGATGGTCGGCCCCGACGACCAGACGATGGTCGAACGCATGGAGCATGGGCTAGCCCCGTGGAGCGCCTATCTAGTGGTGCCCGTCTTCGGCTTTGCCAATGCCGGTGTGCCGCTGGCCGGGATGGGGCTCGAGCACCTGCTCGCTCCGCTGCCGCTGGCGATTGCCGCGGGCCTTGTCATCGGCAAGCAGGTGGGCATTTTCGCCGCTATCGTGGCTGCCGACAAGCTCGGTTTCGCGCCCCGCCCGGACCAGGCCACCTGGCCCGAGATCTGGGGCGTCTCGATCCTGTGCGGGATCGGCTTCACCATGTCGCTGTTCATCAGCGGGCTGGCCTTTGCCGGGCAGCAATTGCTGATCAACGAGGCGAAGATCGGCATCCTGCTCGGATCGCTGATCTCCGCCATCGCTGGCTATGTCATCCTGCGACTGTCGGCGACGCATCCGGATGATGCGCGCTCGCCCTATATCGACTGA
- a CDS encoding glycosyl transferase family protein, which yields MFAAVFFTLGIIDEFALDCTYLWCRLTGRIRTACVDETKFAEIDGLAGRAAVFIPAWEEADVIGPTLVHMLDAWPQDELTVYVGCYRNDVSTMASVVAAVRGDPRVRLVVHGKNGPTSKADCLNRLYVALAEDEQRSSVGTRMVVLHDAEDMVDPAALDLLDQALWHAHFVQLPVLALPQRHSPWIGSHYSDEFAEAHGKTLVVRDALGAAIPGAGVGCAIARGSLGQLAHRQGGKPFAEESLTEDYELGLKIAQAGGQGRFLRVRGADGRLIATRAFFPSRLDQAIRQKTRWMHGIALQGWDRLGWDSEPVELWMQLRDRRGPLAAILLVAAYLLVCLVAVGLVLEQLGLVEPPPTTPLLSVLFWINFVGLAGRFAARACFTAREYGWRQGLLAIPRTLVSNIVSIMAGRRALAAYVGTLRGAPIVWDKTEHRDHPALLQPDRGAA from the coding sequence TTGTTCGCGGCAGTCTTCTTCACGCTCGGCATAATCGACGAATTCGCGCTCGACTGCACCTATCTCTGGTGTCGGCTGACCGGGCGCATTCGCACCGCGTGTGTCGATGAGACCAAATTCGCCGAAATCGATGGCTTGGCGGGGCGCGCCGCAGTGTTCATTCCCGCGTGGGAGGAAGCCGATGTCATCGGACCCACGCTGGTGCATATGCTCGATGCCTGGCCTCAGGACGAACTCACGGTCTATGTTGGCTGTTATCGCAACGATGTTTCGACCATGGCCTCGGTGGTCGCTGCAGTGCGCGGCGATCCGCGCGTCCGACTGGTGGTGCATGGCAAGAACGGTCCGACCTCCAAGGCCGATTGCCTCAACCGCCTCTATGTCGCTCTGGCCGAGGACGAGCAGCGTTCTAGCGTGGGAACACGGATGGTCGTGCTGCATGATGCGGAAGACATGGTCGATCCCGCCGCGCTCGACCTGCTCGACCAGGCACTGTGGCATGCGCATTTCGTCCAGCTTCCGGTGCTCGCGCTGCCGCAGCGCCATTCGCCGTGGATCGGGTCGCATTATTCGGACGAATTTGCCGAAGCGCATGGCAAGACGCTGGTGGTGCGCGATGCGCTGGGTGCGGCGATCCCGGGGGCAGGTGTGGGTTGTGCGATCGCGCGCGGATCGCTCGGCCAGCTCGCGCATCGGCAGGGGGGCAAACCCTTTGCCGAGGAATCGCTGACCGAGGATTACGAGCTTGGCCTGAAGATCGCGCAGGCGGGCGGGCAGGGGCGTTTCCTGCGCGTGCGAGGTGCGGACGGGCGGCTGATCGCGACGCGCGCCTTCTTCCCCTCACGGCTAGACCAGGCGATCCGGCAGAAGACCCGCTGGATGCATGGCATCGCCTTGCAGGGATGGGATCGGCTGGGTTGGGATAGCGAACCGGTCGAGCTGTGGATGCAATTGCGCGACCGGCGCGGCCCGCTGGCGGCGATCCTGCTGGTCGCGGCCTATCTGCTCGTGTGCCTCGTCGCCGTGGGGCTGGTCCTCGAGCAATTGGGGCTTGTCGAACCGCCCCCGACCACGCCGCTGCTAAGCGTGCTGTTCTGGATCAATTTCGTCGGACTGGCGGGACGGTTTGCGGCGCGGGCCTGTTTCACCGCGCGCGAATATGGCTGGCGACAGGGCCTGCTCGCGATCCCGCGGACCCTGGTGTCGAACATCGTCTCGATCATGGCCGGGCGGCGTGCTCTCGCCGCCTATGTCGGCACCTTGCGCGGCGCGCCGATAGTCTGGGACAAGACGGAACACCGCGATCACCCTGCGCTTCTCCAGCCGGACAGGGGCGCAGCGTGA
- a CDS encoding sulfite exporter TauE/SafE family protein: MDVYLPIANLSVNGLWIVALGGLTGILSGLFGVGGGFLTTPLLIFYGIPPTVAAASASTQVTGASVTGVLAHGGRGGVDYRMGAVMVAGGVIGSGFGALLFRFFRAIGQIDVVISALYVVLLGTIGLLMAREAVQTIWGTGSSQAARRRHHPLVASLPMRWRFYRSGLYISPIAPLLVGVVVGVLTMLMGVGGGFILVPAMLYILGMSANVVVGTSLYNILFVTMATTIMHSLTTKAVDIVLVFLLLVGSVTGAQIGSQIAVKAKPEVLRLILAATVLAVAFRMFLGLFYQPEEIYTLYPL; the protein is encoded by the coding sequence ATGGACGTCTATCTCCCCATCGCGAACCTGTCCGTCAACGGACTATGGATCGTCGCGCTGGGAGGGCTGACCGGGATCCTTTCGGGCCTGTTCGGCGTCGGTGGCGGCTTCCTGACTACGCCGCTGTTGATCTTCTACGGCATCCCGCCGACCGTGGCTGCGGCCTCGGCCTCGACCCAGGTTACCGGCGCCAGCGTTACCGGCGTGCTGGCGCATGGCGGACGCGGCGGGGTCGATTATCGCATGGGTGCGGTAATGGTGGCAGGCGGGGTCATCGGTTCGGGTTTCGGCGCGCTGTTGTTCCGGTTCTTCCGCGCGATCGGCCAGATCGACGTGGTGATCAGCGCGCTTTACGTCGTCCTGCTCGGCACCATCGGCCTCCTGATGGCGCGCGAAGCGGTCCAGACGATCTGGGGAACCGGCAGTTCGCAAGCCGCGCGGCGGCGGCACCACCCGCTCGTCGCCAGCCTGCCGATGCGCTGGAGGTTCTACCGCTCGGGTCTCTATATCTCCCCGATCGCCCCGCTGCTGGTGGGCGTTGTGGTGGGTGTGCTGACCATGCTCATGGGCGTGGGCGGCGGGTTCATTCTCGTGCCCGCGATGCTCTATATCCTCGGGATGAGCGCCAATGTCGTTGTCGGTACCTCGCTCTACAACATCCTGTTCGTGACCATGGCGACCACGATCATGCACTCGCTGACCACCAAGGCGGTCGATATCGTGCTGGTCTTCCTGCTGCTGGTCGGCTCGGTCACCGGCGCGCAGATCGGCTCGCAGATCGCGGTCAAGGCGAAGCCCGAAGTGCTCCGTCTGATCCTGGCCGCGACCGTTCTGGCGGTCGCCTTCCGCATGTTCCTCGGCCTGTTCTACCAGCCCGAGGAAATTTACACGTTGTATCCGCTATGA
- a CDS encoding TIGR02186 family protein → MRALLLLVFAFALMGQRDPILVPEVSQHEVQVRQGFTGTELLLFGAVLDPQGRAAGSDYDIVVVLKGPSEPVRLREKERFVGVWVNAATSDFRSVPSYFAVASSQPIDAIVDEKTAAIYEFGTDYIQLSPSGVIDPEEQARFKSGLVDLKTRQQLYKQDFGGVQISEQVLYQSRISLPSNVSTGTYTAETFAVRDGRVIASALAEVEVKKVGFERIVAVYSQEWALVYGLLAVALSVGMGWAAGRLFALI, encoded by the coding sequence ATGAGGGCGCTGCTGCTCTTGGTGTTCGCCTTTGCGCTGATGGGCCAGCGCGATCCGATTCTCGTGCCCGAAGTCAGTCAGCACGAGGTGCAAGTGCGGCAGGGGTTTACCGGCACCGAATTGCTGCTGTTCGGCGCGGTGCTCGATCCGCAGGGCCGCGCGGCTGGCAGCGATTACGATATCGTGGTCGTGCTGAAGGGGCCGTCCGAACCCGTGCGGCTGCGCGAGAAGGAACGCTTTGTCGGCGTATGGGTCAATGCCGCGACCAGCGACTTCCGCTCGGTCCCGTCCTATTTTGCGGTCGCGTCCTCGCAGCCGATCGACGCGATCGTCGACGAGAAAACTGCTGCGATCTACGAATTCGGGACCGATTACATCCAGCTGTCACCCAGCGGGGTGATCGACCCCGAGGAACAGGCACGGTTCAAATCCGGGCTGGTCGATCTCAAGACCCGCCAGCAGCTCTACAAGCAGGACTTCGGCGGGGTCCAGATCAGCGAACAGGTGCTCTACCAGTCGCGCATCTCGTTGCCGTCCAATGTCTCTACCGGCACCTATACGGCAGAGACTTTCGCGGTGCGCGATGGCCGGGTGATCGCTTCGGCGCTGGCAGAGGTCGAGGTCAAGAAAGTCGGCTTCGAACGGATCGTCGCGGTCTACTCGCAGGAATGGGCGCTGGTTTACGGTCTTCTGGCGGTTGCGCTGTCGGTCGGGATGGGCTGGGCGGCAGGGCGATTATTCGCGCTGATCTGA
- a CDS encoding ATP-binding protein, with translation MNDTGNPDYRSFDPAQEDGAEPPQPRSNSLRDRIRRSAEQSSAPAVSPSGYVHQPQQPVAEMSQPEPEAQSRPAPIEVPRSEDPAERPAPPAAATQGEAPPRPPEPAAAPEPEETPAPAQEPEAVGENAGKPIGVVLEIAGSSSQIAIDLQRLNECAEDSDPSVAMAGQVGSQIKIRVGNSWLLASVRNQRQDRKAGSILANIDFLGEGTEEKLTGKLHRFRRGVTRYPVPGAMVYPATTADLKQVYASDGRSAITIGKVYPTKDIRAGIYVDAMLGKHFALLGSTGTGKSTSAALILHRICEAAPEGHIVMIDPHGEYASAFRNTGVILDVSNLQMPYWIMNFEEHCEVLITSTGNDHQVDADILAKCLLKARQKSRLAEHMGKITVDSPIPYLLSDLSNEIQDAMGKLDKSTNSAPYMRIKNKLDEIKADPRYQFMFSGMLVADTMADFIAKIFRMPSNGKPISIIDVSGVPSDITSTVVAVLSRLVFDFAIWGRDERTSPILLVCEEAHRYVPNEKNADGNSVGTILSRIAKEGRKYGISLGLITQRPSDLAEGVLSQCGTILSMRLNNDRDQEFVRAAMPEGARGFLDAIPALRNRECIICGEGVAVPIRMSFDNLEESKRPASEDPSFVELWNNAGGEEDMVQRTVQRWRSQG, from the coding sequence ATGAACGACACAGGCAATCCGGATTACCGTAGTTTCGACCCCGCGCAGGAAGACGGGGCGGAGCCGCCCCAGCCGCGCAGCAATTCGCTGCGCGACCGCATCCGCCGCAGCGCCGAACAGTCCTCCGCTCCGGCGGTGTCGCCTTCGGGCTATGTCCACCAGCCGCAGCAGCCTGTTGCCGAGATGAGCCAGCCGGAACCGGAGGCACAGTCGCGGCCCGCGCCGATCGAGGTACCCCGCAGCGAAGACCCTGCGGAACGTCCCGCGCCGCCCGCTGCCGCGACGCAGGGTGAAGCACCGCCGCGCCCGCCCGAACCTGCCGCCGCGCCCGAACCCGAAGAAACGCCCGCGCCAGCCCAAGAACCCGAGGCAGTGGGCGAGAACGCCGGCAAGCCGATCGGCGTCGTGCTCGAAATCGCCGGGTCCAGCTCGCAAATCGCGATCGACCTTCAGCGCCTCAACGAATGCGCGGAGGACAGCGATCCGTCGGTCGCCATGGCGGGCCAGGTCGGCTCGCAGATCAAGATCCGCGTGGGCAACAGCTGGCTGCTCGCCAGCGTGCGCAACCAGCGCCAGGACCGCAAGGCGGGGTCGATCCTCGCCAATATCGACTTCCTCGGCGAAGGCACCGAAGAGAAACTGACCGGCAAGCTCCACCGCTTCCGCCGCGGCGTGACGCGCTATCCGGTGCCCGGCGCGATGGTCTATCCCGCGACGACGGCGGATTTGAAACAGGTCTATGCCAGCGATGGGCGCAGTGCGATCACCATCGGCAAGGTCTATCCGACCAAGGACATTCGCGCGGGCATCTATGTCGATGCCATGCTGGGCAAGCACTTCGCGCTGCTCGGGTCGACGGGTACGGGTAAATCGACCAGCGCCGCACTGATCCTGCACCGCATTTGCGAGGCCGCGCCCGAAGGTCATATCGTGATGATCGATCCGCATGGCGAATATGCCTCGGCGTTTCGCAACACGGGCGTGATCCTCGACGTCTCGAACCTGCAGATGCCCTATTGGATCATGAACTTCGAGGAACATTGCGAGGTGCTGATTACCAGCACCGGCAATGACCACCAGGTCGATGCCGACATCCTCGCCAAGTGCCTGCTCAAGGCGCGGCAGAAGAGCCGGCTGGCCGAGCATATGGGCAAGATCACCGTGGATTCGCCGATCCCCTACCTGCTCTCGGACCTCTCGAACGAGATCCAGGACGCGATGGGCAAGCTCGACAAATCGACCAATTCCGCGCCCTATATGCGGATCAAGAACAAGCTCGACGAGATCAAGGCCGACCCGCGCTACCAGTTCATGTTCTCGGGCATGCTGGTGGCCGACACGATGGCCGATTTCATCGCCAAGATTTTCCGCATGCCGTCGAATGGCAAGCCGATTTCGATCATCGATGTGTCGGGCGTGCCGTCGGACATCACCTCCACCGTGGTTGCCGTGCTCAGCCGGCTGGTGTTCGATTTCGCCATCTGGGGCCGCGACGAGCGGACTTCGCCGATCCTGCTGGTCTGCGAAGAAGCCCACCGCTACGTGCCCAACGAGAAGAATGCCGATGGCAATTCGGTCGGCACCATCCTCTCGCGGATCGCCAAGGAAGGCCGTAAATACGGCATCAGCCTGGGCCTGATCACGCAGCGTCCCTCCGACCTTGCCGAAGGCGTGCTGTCGCAGTGCGGTACGATCCTCTCGATGCGCCTCAACAACGACCGCGACCAGGAATTCGTCCGCGCGGCGATGCCCGAAGGCGCGCGCGGCTTCCTTGATGCGATCCCCGCGCTGCGCAACCGCGAGTGCATCATCTGCGGCGAGGGTGTCGCCGTTCCGATCCGAATGAGCTTCGACAATCTCGAAGAATCGAAGCGTCCGGCGTCGGAAGACCCCAGCTTCGTCGAATTGTGGAACAACGCGGGCGGTGAAGAGGACATGGTCCAGCGCACCGTCCAGCGCTGGCGCTCGCAGGGCTGA
- a CDS encoding 7-carboxy-7-deazaguanine synthase QueE yields the protein MPLVLATQAPGEPEIFASVQGEGPSAGMPCTFLRLSRCNLACVWCDTAYTWHFAGDERPHRDGVEFDRTANQLTLDEEEVAARITALGQKRLVITGGEPLLQAPALLRLLGHLPDVTVEIETNGTTRAPTALDIRIDQFNVSPKLAHSGNPADLALIPERLDAYATDPRAWFKFVIAAPADIDEVLALRDRYRFKPDHVFLMPEGTDSETLRAREQWLAPLCVEHGFRMSDRLHIHLFGDTRGT from the coding sequence ATGCCGCTAGTCCTCGCCACGCAGGCTCCCGGCGAGCCCGAGATCTTCGCCAGCGTGCAGGGCGAAGGGCCGAGTGCGGGCATGCCCTGCACCTTCCTGCGGCTGTCGCGCTGCAATCTCGCCTGCGTGTGGTGCGACACCGCCTACACCTGGCACTTCGCGGGCGACGAACGGCCGCACCGCGACGGGGTGGAATTCGACCGCACGGCAAACCAGCTCACGCTGGACGAGGAGGAGGTCGCCGCGCGCATCACCGCGCTGGGCCAGAAGCGCTTGGTCATCACCGGCGGTGAACCGCTGCTGCAGGCCCCGGCGCTTTTACGGTTGCTAGGCCATCTGCCCGACGTCACAGTGGAGATAGAAACCAACGGCACGACGAGGGCCCCGACCGCGCTCGACATCCGCATCGACCAGTTCAACGTCAGCCCCAAGCTCGCGCATAGCGGTAATCCGGCAGACCTGGCGCTGATCCCCGAGCGGCTCGACGCCTATGCCACCGATCCGCGTGCATGGTTCAAGTTCGTGATCGCCGCGCCTGCGGATATCGACGAGGTGCTGGCGCTGCGCGATCGCTATCGGTTCAAACCCGACCACGTCTTCCTGATGCCCGAAGGCACCGACAGCGAGACTCTGCGCGCCCGCGAACAATGGCTCGCGCCGCTATGCGTCGAGCACGGCTTCCGGATGAGCGACCGGCTGCATATCCACCTGTTCGGCGACACGCGGGGCACTTGA